In one Nostoc sp. KVJ3 genomic region, the following are encoded:
- a CDS encoding tyrosine-type recombinase/integrase: MKIEEIAKDLIYLSLEMQVLEQTKPTVENRPKKTFGAKRPHILIAPKEFEFDHDVWTTEHLGYEKGIHAHHKINFSYIQQPWLKYYFKKFILYLSNTRLAFSTLIVKVAYINVFSDFLTAISYSQEFPGISRELIINYLSYLRGNNYSYFHHIHCISILKTFFETGVVNNWFQVEPALIRLEDWPKESKRLPRFIPEGVMTQLNQHLEYLPKSVMRMVLVDIECGFRIGELTRLKFDCLKSNGKGGWYIQYQMYKMNKEHTKPISNELAQVIQSQQAYIKEELGNGFPYLFCGRATGKSDDFIPEPKLMTSTSFINYIKRLAQKFNIKDSSGKIWNFQSHQFRHTVGTRMINAGVPQHIIQRFFGHESPEMTMVYAHIFDETLSKEVEKYHE; the protein is encoded by the coding sequence ATGAAAATAGAAGAGATAGCCAAAGACCTAATATATCTTTCTCTAGAAATGCAAGTATTAGAGCAGACTAAACCTACTGTAGAGAACAGACCTAAAAAAACATTTGGAGCAAAAAGACCACATATTCTTATCGCTCCTAAAGAATTTGAGTTTGACCATGATGTTTGGACAACTGAGCATTTAGGTTATGAAAAAGGAATTCATGCCCATCATAAAATTAATTTCTCCTATATACAACAACCTTGGCTTAAATATTACTTTAAAAAGTTTATTCTCTATTTGTCTAATACCAGACTTGCTTTTTCTACTTTAATCGTAAAAGTAGCTTACATAAACGTTTTTTCAGATTTTTTAACAGCAATAAGTTATAGTCAAGAATTTCCCGGTATTAGCAGAGAATTAATAATAAATTACTTGTCCTATTTGAGAGGAAATAATTATTCATATTTCCATCATATACATTGTATATCTATACTCAAAACATTCTTTGAGACAGGGGTTGTTAACAACTGGTTTCAAGTCGAACCTGCTCTGATTAGACTTGAAGACTGGCCAAAAGAGTCAAAAAGACTTCCTCGATTCATCCCAGAAGGGGTTATGACGCAGCTTAATCAACATTTAGAGTATTTACCTAAGTCTGTAATGAGAATGGTTCTAGTTGATATAGAATGCGGTTTTAGGATAGGGGAATTAACAAGACTAAAGTTTGATTGTTTAAAGTCTAATGGAAAAGGAGGATGGTATATTCAATATCAAATGTATAAGATGAATAAGGAACATACCAAGCCTATTAGTAATGAGTTAGCTCAAGTCATACAATCACAACAGGCTTATATAAAAGAAGAATTAGGAAATGGGTTTCCTTACTTATTTTGTGGAAGGGCAACAGGGAAAAGTGATGACTTTATACCAGAGCCTAAACTCATGACAAGTACTTCCTTTATTAACTATATTAAGAGACTAGCTCAAAAGTTTAATATCAAGGATAGTTCGGGTAAAATTTGGAATTTTCAATCTCATCAATTCCGGCATACGGTTGGTACTCGTATGATTAATGCTGGTGTTCCTCAGCATATTATCCAGCGTTTTTTCGGGCATGAATCGCCAGAAATGACGATGGTATATGCTCATATTTTTGATGAAACTCTCAGCAAAGAAGTTGAGAAATACCATGAATGA
- a CDS encoding DUF6262 family protein, which produces MTNRKIEALQDAAAQKAKKSAERVEKALERMIKQGQIISFKSVAQSANVSTAYLYKQEDLRNRIETLRDQQKQKPKSKQPPIASDNSKSVVISTFREENKKLRAEIDGLRRINEGLAGRVYHLQGADDLAQRLKAENAELKQQFQECRQQVQQFTAVPVENSKVALLEKKRAGRSNISDQVKQQLEFLGIQSNSTLTKTIFASSEETVLDAIEALKEAISDGGVDKPGGWLKTAIEQGWKPNGKIQIKSELDLFTEWYPKAKLHKLVQASQTTKDGIMIYSNDEKWIPFSEMLSQYPLETL; this is translated from the coding sequence ATGACAAACAGAAAGATTGAAGCATTACAAGACGCAGCAGCACAGAAGGCTAAAAAATCAGCAGAGCGAGTAGAAAAAGCACTTGAGAGGATGATAAAACAAGGTCAAATAATTAGTTTTAAATCCGTAGCTCAATCTGCTAATGTCTCGACTGCTTACTTGTATAAACAGGAAGATTTGAGAAATAGAATTGAAACTCTGCGTGACCAGCAAAAGCAAAAACCTAAATCTAAACAACCTCCAATAGCATCAGATAATTCCAAATCAGTAGTGATTTCCACATTCAGGGAAGAGAACAAGAAGTTACGAGCAGAAATAGATGGGCTACGCAGAATTAATGAAGGGTTAGCTGGTAGGGTTTATCATCTACAAGGTGCTGATGATTTAGCCCAAAGGCTTAAGGCTGAAAATGCAGAGTTAAAACAACAATTCCAGGAATGCCGTCAACAAGTACAGCAATTTACAGCAGTACCCGTAGAGAATTCTAAAGTAGCGTTACTAGAAAAGAAAAGGGCAGGACGTTCAAATATTAGTGACCAAGTTAAACAACAACTTGAGTTTTTAGGTATTCAATCTAATTCAACTTTAACTAAAACAATTTTTGCATCCTCAGAAGAAACTGTTTTAGATGCAATAGAGGCGTTAAAAGAAGCGATTTCTGATGGTGGTGTTGATAAGCCAGGAGGTTGGCTAAAAACTGCTATTGAACAAGGTTGGAAACCCAACGGTAAAATACAAATCAAATCAGAGCTAGACTTATTTACTGAATGGTATCCAAAAGCCAAGCTGCATAAATTGGTTCAAGCTAGTCAAACTACTAAAGACGGCATCATGATCTACTCTAACGATGAAAAGTGGATACCTTTTTCAGAGATGTTATCCCAGTATCCACTTGAAACGTTGTAA